The region GAGGTGCAGGCTCCGGCCGGTTCCGGCCGGGTAACGCTCACGATGCTCGGGGATGTTGCCGTCAGCAGCGGGGCAGGCCGGGTCAAATGGACCTCCCGTAAATGTGCTGAGCTGTTTGCCTATCTGCTGCTGCTCCGGGGGAAGCGCGTCCCCCGTTCCAGGCTGGTTGCGGATATCTTCGGCGGCATGCATAAGGCCAATGCGGAGAGCTATCTTAACACTACCGTCTATCAACTGCGCAAATCTCTGGAGCCGCTGGGCCTGCGGGAAGCCATCCGTTCGGAGAACGACGGGTATGCGCTTGAGCTTCAGGCGCCGGTTATGGACTATCTGGAATTTGAACAGAAGGCATCCGCCTTGCACACCATAGAACCCCCGGATATAGAGAGGGCTATGCGTATCGAGCAGCTCTATACAGGGGAGCTGTTCGGCGACAAGGCTTATGTGTGGGCCATCCATGAGACAGAGCGTTATGCCGAATTGTATGCCTCCTTCGTCAAACGGCTGGCCGCAGCGCTCATTGCCAGCCGGGATTCCGCTGCGGCCTCCAAGCTGCTGCTGAAGCTGAACAAGCGGAATCCGCTGGATGAATCGGTGATCCGCCAGCTGATGGCCGTTCACGAGCTGGCCGGAGACAAAAAAGGTCTGAATGCCGTCTATACAGATTATGTACGGCTGCTGAGCCGCGAGCTTGGCATCAAGCCCTCCGGCGACCTGATCTACCTGTATGATTCCCTGGTCCGGCGGATCTCGGAACTCAAATAATCTCTGTTTAAGCCTTCTCCGGAGGGCCCGGATTACGGGTCCTCCGGTTTTTTTTTGCTGCTCAACCCAATCAGAATGGCAATTGCTAGAGTAGATTAGGTTGAGGGGGATTCTATAAAGTGGCGGCAATGGACTGCGCCATATGTGGACAAGAGGGTAAAGGCGCGAATCCGTTCCGATTACATTAGGAAATGGGGGGATACAGATGGATTTCAGTGCATTGACTGGCCTTTTCGTAGATAACAACGGTTCAGTCGTGCTGAATGTTCTGTTATCTACTGCCTTGATCTGGAGTGTTAAGCAAATTGCGAATAAAGAGAAAGTAATCCAGAACTATCAGAAACGCGATGAGGAGAATGAGAAGCAGCTTAGCGAATATAACCGTACGCTCGTGAAGCTGCTGATTGAGAGAGGAACCGCAGAGAGAAAACCTAATGATGAGGAGGTCGTCAACAAGTGAAGCTCCTCGATATCTTTCGCAAGCACGAGCTGAAGCCCAGCCGGGTCAAACGGGAAATTGAGACCCTGGGCCAAATTCAGGAGGCGTATGAATCCAATGATCTAGAGAGGCTTATTGATCTGAACCGCACTGGCTTAGGTAGAAGGGGAGATGATCTGCATGGACATTATTGACTTGGTACTGATTACACTGGAACTGATCGCCTTGATCGCTTTTACCGCATATGTTATCCGTTACAGCAAATATTTCATCGGACGGGGGCCTATGCGCACCTATAATTTGTATCTCCGCAGTGTGTGGGTAACTTATGGGGCGGTAGCGCTCCTGTGTCTCAATCTGCTGTGGGGAAGGCTGAACATCATTCTCGGGCTGAATTTGTCCGGCAGCTTCTCCGATATTCTGCGGGAGTATGTGCTGGTGCTGACGCTTGTCATGCTTGTATTCGCAGGCTTGATGCATAAGGAATTATGGGACAACAACCATAGGCCCAAGCCCCGCAGCGAACGCAAGAAACTGAAGTAGTCCCCATTCCCCATCATTCCCCCTCGGACACCTGTCCTCCGCCACGTTCATCTCTCTCTATATGAAAAAGCACCAGCTCCAGCTGAAACAGCTGGCCGCTGTAAGCAAGCTGAAACAGCCCGCCGGCCCGCTCCATCGTCTGGCGGATATTCCGCAGTCCGATCCC is a window of Paenibacillus sp. FSL H3-0469 DNA encoding:
- a CDS encoding response regulator translates to MKVILVDDERMMHLILSTMLLKLPEVELAGTFTDTKSAAAFLVEHPDVELAFVDLSMPGEGGMAFAARLAAAGSPVQIVFVTSHKEFALEAYDLSVLDYLVKPVSQERLARTVNRVLTQRRAAPARLSPQPEVQAPAGSGRVTLTMLGDVAVSSGAGRVKWTSRKCAELFAYLLLLRGKRVPRSRLVADIFGGMHKANAESYLNTTVYQLRKSLEPLGLREAIRSENDGYALELQAPVMDYLEFEQKASALHTIEPPDIERAMRIEQLYTGELFGDKAYVWAIHETERYAELYASFVKRLAAALIASRDSAAASKLLLKLNKRNPLDESVIRQLMAVHELAGDKKGLNAVYTDYVRLLSRELGIKPSGDLIYLYDSLVRRISELK